TCTCCTTAgatgtaatttgtatttttgaagGGTATCTCATCTTATACTTTCCATTCTTGTCTAAAAGTAGAATCCATGACGACAAGTGTTTCGGTGAACACGTGATGCATATGTCGCCATTGATCCGGTTTTCGCAAATGTGAATAGGATTACTAATTTCGATGTCATCTGATAAAATTACAATATCTTTTGTCTTTTGCTTCTCTATGGAAAACCACTCAATAACAAATATCTCACTTGTAGGACTGAAGAATTTGCTTTCAGACATTGGGTCATCTCTAAGGCATATAATTATGTCAGAGCCCTTAGTTGATGATGTGCAAATTGCAGCTACATTGTTTGGATTGTCCATACTTGAAGATGTGCTTGCGCATGCACTAGCTACACTTTTGGAATCGACGTACATATAGGAAGTTAGTTTGTAATTTTTAGCTTTGCTAAATAATGCAGAAGACACTTGTAAATTTCTAagtgtctttttattttctatccCTATCAATAATCCATGCGCATTGCTTTTACATGCCGTTAACACATTACCATCTAATGAAGGTATTCGTACTGCGCATGTTGGTGATTCGATATTTAAATTAAGATCACTTATACCCGACCCTATTAACCATGCATTTCGACATTCCTTTTTCGGAACAATGTGAAATACCTTTTGATTGTGTTTGACTGAGACAATTACTTCGAACTTTTTACCTTTCGGGACTGAGCTATAGAAGTCGCTTCCTCTCTCATCGCTATATATCACTTTTCTATCAGCAACATTTGACGAACTTGTGTGTAACGAGTCAGATCGTTGTAGTTCTACATATTTTCTTGTTCGATTTTCGATAGATACATCCtctttgtcattttcattttgcagTGTTAGTTTGAATACATCTGTATTAGAAAGTGTTTCGATAGGAGAAGGTAAATCATATTCCCCATAATCTAAGATACCTAATATATGTCGGAggttttctttcatttcataCTCTTTATGAAAACG
This is a stretch of genomic DNA from Mytilus trossulus isolate FHL-02 chromosome 6, PNRI_Mtr1.1.1.hap1, whole genome shotgun sequence. It encodes these proteins:
- the LOC134722679 gene encoding uncharacterized protein LOC134722679, coding for MTSCKKHETEEVRFYCEECKELICDDCVVGDHTLCIKTKISEYGQRQKRSLQETTKSASETRVPNINRRLEQIKIAKQSFNCLVDKEVESVCSKTDIIIKIFNEIKEELVKSFEEARRVANDTYDTFTQEHTQRKDNIQEIVDEIEKKGSNISTSDIAIYDSKLNELLNENQFVETSLKIEIPKHRFHKEYEMKENLRHILGILDYGEYDLPSPIETLSNTDVFKLTLQNENDKEDVSIENRTRKYVELQRSDSLHTSSSNVADRKVIYSDERGSDFYSSVPKGKKFEVIVSVKHNQKVFHIVPKKECRNAWLIGSGISDLNLNIESPTCAVRIPSLDGNVLTACKSNAHGLLIGIENKKTLRNLQVSSALFSKAKNYKLTSYMYVDSKSVASACASTSSSMDNPNNVAAICTSSTKGSDIIICLRDDPMSESKFFSPTSEIFVIEWFSIEKQKTKDIVILSDDIEISNPIHICENRINGDICITCSPKHLSSWILLLDKNGKYKMRYPSKIQITSKENETNYFIASGFLNDGTITILDRTKRCQHLIDRGGKVLQIDMYHDQPICMAVDMYDNLWVGFDNENIQLINYNDRYETYIQNKT